The proteins below are encoded in one region of Triticum aestivum cultivar Chinese Spring chromosome 1B, IWGSC CS RefSeq v2.1, whole genome shotgun sequence:
- the LOC123097025 gene encoding uncharacterized protein: protein MENKRTIARRSLASTPRASPSGEGSMETLPDDVVVEILVRVTDVADLFCCAATCRRCRLLIAEPSFLRRRWPEGVSHLSSLLGLFVVQQPREEPTEGDSTAAPMPPFTPVPWCSIGERYSFLTVPWPPDSQAAVLTSRRGLLVVRFVPLNEPTNGYEKIMNLALYDPIAGRGRDLPELKSDRPFRIEGCALLTHADCCPDETASSFFKVLIIGGDRDEPRHNLHVFTSTESSSSWSTPRECYDSLEDDDTRVVSQQTTAVVCHGIAHWLFKNASNLYALSVCARTTEMSLTRLPVTPDQTQPLLGVTNDGTPCLLRLDGKCIMLEIWTRPSHNMSRESDSNTGCWHRTKMINLQRPEHGKIDQVQCVCVGQTSGILLVKDNQEDMYIVDLQTGAMEAVTNWFHGIVVMAIPFEMDWPEFFTRNLANSRIERAKLGGVL from the coding sequence ATGGAGAACAAACGCACGATCGCACGTCGATCGCTCGCAAGTACACCGCGCGCCAGCCCTAGTGGAGAAGGATCAATGGAGACGCTGccggacgacgtggtggtggagatCCTGGTGCGCGTGACGGATGTGGCAGACCTCTTCTGCTGTGCCGCGACGTGCAGGCGAtgccgcctcctcatcgccgagccgtctttcctccgccgccgctggcCGGAGGGTGTGAGCCACCTGTCCTCCCTGCTCGGCCTCTTCGTCGTGCAACAGCCCCGTGAAGAACCAACAGAAGGGGACTCTACGGCTGCGCCCATGCCGCCCTTCACCCCGGTGCCATGGTGCTCCATCGGAGAACGCTACAGCTTCCTCACCGTTCCTTGGCCTCCTGACAGCCAGGCAGCAGTGCTCACCTCGCGCCGTGGACTTCTTGTTGTGCGCTTCGTCCCACTAAACGAACCCACCAATGGTTACGAGAAGATCATGAACCTGGCATTGTACGATCCAATCGCCGGCAGAGGCCGTGACCTGCCTGAGTTGAAGAGCGACAGACCTTTCCGAATAGAAGGATGCGCCCTTTTAACCCATGCGGATTGTTGCCCGGACGAAACGGCGTCGTCCTTCTTCAAAGTGCTAATCATCGGCGGCGACCGAGATGAGCCACGGCACAATCTCCACGTGTTCACTTCCACGGAGTCGAGCTCGAGCTGGAGCACGCCCAGGGAGTGCTATGACTCTTTGGAGGACGACGACACCCGTGTCGTGTCTCAGCAGACCACCGCGGTCGTGTGCCACGGCATTGCACATTGGCTCTTCAAGAATGCGTCCAACTTGTACGCACTCAGTGTGTGTGCTAGGACCACAGAGATGTCCTTAACAAGGCTCCCAGTCACACCGGACCAAACGCAGCCACTGCTTGGAGTCACCAATGATGGAACGCCATGCTTGCTTCGCTTGGATGGGAAATGCATCATGCTGGAGATCTGGACACGCCCGAGCCACAACATGAGTCGAGAAAGCGACAGCAACACAGGGTGCTGGCATCGCACCAAGATGATCAATTTACAACGACCCGAGCATGGCAAGATCGACCAGgtgcagtgtgtgtgtgtgggtcaGACGAGCGGCATACTGCTCGTCAAGGACAATCAAGAAGACATGTACATTGTAGATCTCCAAACGGGGGCAATGGAGGCGGTCACCAACTGGTTTCACGGCATTGTCGTCATGGCTATCCCTTTTGAGATGGATTGGCCAGAATTCTTCACGCGCAACTTGGCAAACAGTAGGATTGAGCGAGCTAAACTGGGAGGAGTTCTATAA